From Paenibacillus polymyxa, the proteins below share one genomic window:
- a CDS encoding MFS transporter encodes MSKLRTNDTVIQKENVALPYAWMTVILCWSAVVVMSSLYVTIPLVPLFAKVFGKTLAEAALPGSIFSLGFAAGCLIYGGLSDRFGRKQIIVAGLLALTILSFSLSLTSQYSVLVALRLLQGLAAATFSPVALAYAVDMFPTEKRVTAIGFISTGFLVAGIAGQVFSIIISEQIGWNMVFGMLGVLYAITFLIVLFFLPKAPSPQRGVRIWAAFGQLGTVLRSYPLWLSYTIAFVLLMSFVSMYTVLGSYLGNPEFGLNSRQMLYVRSAGIIGMLLSPFAGKLALKFDVHLVLRTALLLSILSLALMGMTHSLIAIVVLSVCFVSGIALSVPSLITIVGQLGGAARAIAVSLYTFILFAGTSIAPMLSIRLMGNGGNQMTTFMLLAAVLSVGLIASLLIRRRQNVPLKRDA; translated from the coding sequence ATGAGTAAACTACGAACAAACGATACCGTTATCCAGAAGGAAAATGTTGCTCTCCCTTATGCATGGATGACCGTAATCCTATGCTGGTCAGCGGTTGTCGTCATGTCCAGCCTGTATGTGACGATCCCTTTGGTCCCTCTCTTTGCTAAAGTATTTGGAAAAACGCTAGCTGAAGCAGCTCTGCCGGGAAGTATCTTTTCCTTAGGCTTTGCGGCGGGATGTCTTATTTATGGAGGATTGTCTGATCGCTTTGGACGCAAGCAGATTATCGTCGCTGGATTGCTCGCATTGACGATCCTTTCGTTCTCCCTCAGTTTAACCAGTCAGTATTCTGTATTAGTTGCACTGCGCTTACTTCAGGGCTTGGCGGCAGCCACCTTTTCCCCCGTTGCTCTCGCATACGCCGTAGATATGTTTCCAACCGAAAAACGGGTAACAGCCATCGGCTTTATCAGCACCGGTTTTCTAGTGGCAGGTATTGCCGGACAGGTATTTAGTATTATCATCAGCGAACAAATCGGATGGAATATGGTATTTGGAATGCTAGGTGTTTTGTACGCAATCACCTTCCTGATCGTTCTTTTTTTCCTGCCTAAAGCTCCCTCCCCGCAACGAGGGGTTCGCATTTGGGCAGCCTTCGGTCAGTTGGGGACCGTTCTGCGTTCGTATCCTTTATGGTTAAGCTACACGATTGCTTTTGTTCTTCTGATGTCATTTGTGAGCATGTATACGGTTTTGGGAAGCTACCTTGGCAATCCCGAATTTGGCCTCAATAGTAGACAGATGCTATATGTCAGGTCGGCTGGCATCATCGGCATGCTTCTCTCACCCTTCGCCGGAAAATTGGCCCTGAAATTCGATGTACACCTTGTATTACGTACAGCTCTTCTTCTTTCCATCCTTAGTTTGGCGCTGATGGGAATGACACATTCTCTAATAGCTATCGTGGTATTAAGTGTATGTTTTGTCAGCGGCATTGCCCTAAGTGTCCCTTCACTCATTACAATAGTTGGTCAGCTCGGCGGGGCAGCAAGGGCTATAGCGGTCTCACTATATACCTTCATCCTGTTTGCCGGTACGAGTATAGCCCCTATGCTTTCCATTCGTTTGATGGGGAATGGCGGCAATCAGATGACTACATTTATGCTGCTGGCGGCTGTTCTGTCTGTGGGACTTATCGCCTCCCTGCTCATTCGCCGCCGTCAAAACGTTCCACTGAAGCGGGATGCATAA
- a CDS encoding MarR family winged helix-turn-helix transcriptional regulator, which produces MPPKQSKRDFIQQSLPRLGPEPYLKLMDQTALAETDRRLARIGLFLLWTGDNVLDAVDLDLAAYGLTESKLDLLLLLTLHQSQAQMSPSMIADRLGIRRASVTSLLDWTEQRGWIIREHSSTDRRKIHVRITEAGSHLVQQVLPVFWSSCASLASILEPEEQIIFSRIIEKIHHHMENKLGVGR; this is translated from the coding sequence ATGCCGCCAAAACAAAGTAAGCGGGACTTCATCCAGCAATCTCTTCCTCGTCTGGGCCCAGAACCTTATCTAAAGTTAATGGATCAAACTGCCCTTGCAGAAACAGACCGGCGACTTGCCCGTATTGGTCTCTTCTTGCTATGGACAGGTGATAATGTGCTCGACGCGGTAGATTTGGATCTAGCTGCTTACGGCCTGACAGAGAGTAAGCTAGATTTATTGTTGCTATTGACATTGCACCAATCCCAGGCTCAGATGAGCCCCTCTATGATTGCTGACCGTCTAGGCATCCGACGTGCATCTGTAACATCCCTCCTGGATTGGACAGAGCAACGAGGCTGGATTATCAGAGAACATAGTTCTACAGATCGGCGCAAAATTCATGTACGCATTACAGAAGCGGGTTCTCACCTTGTACAGCAAGTGCTCCCTGTATTTTGGTCTTCCTGTGCTTCCCTAGCGAGTATTTTGGAGCCCGAGGAACAGATCATTTTTTCGCGGATTATAGAAAAAATCCATCATCATATGGAAAACAAACTGGGGGTGGGCAGGTAA
- a CDS encoding cytochrome ubiquinol oxidase subunit I has protein sequence MSSLDPVLLSRMLTGITLFVHIVFASIGVGVPLMIALAEWRGLRTGDSHYTLLARRWARGFVITVAVGVVTGTSIGLQLSLLWPTFMRVAGQAIALPLFLETFAFFIEAIFLGIYLYTWDRFKSKYFHLMLLIPVAIASSASAVFITTVNSFMNQPQGFTLKNGVMTNIHPIEAMLNPATPTKVSHVLASSYTLSAGVLMGLAAYSMLRGRNHPYFKKALKLTATCTIVFAISTVLIGDASGKFLAKYQPEKLAAAEWHFDTMTHAPFVYGGFMDENGEIKYALKVPYALSILAGNLPSTEVKGLNDYPVEERPPLSIHYMFDLKITTGVLILVIPLLYLIRKRLPGRKPYPKWLLLALILVGPMAMVAIELGWMFAEVGRQPWILRGYMKVSEAATTSTSVGWMLVLFVILYLVLCFSAIKVLSKLFRNKDAVEEIRQLGLEGAEGK, from the coding sequence TTGTCTTCACTGGACCCTGTATTGCTAAGCCGGATGCTGACCGGAATTACCCTGTTTGTTCATATCGTATTTGCATCCATCGGCGTTGGCGTACCCTTAATGATTGCACTTGCAGAATGGCGCGGGCTGCGAACTGGTGATTCGCATTATACACTGCTGGCACGGCGGTGGGCTCGGGGGTTTGTCATTACTGTCGCCGTGGGCGTCGTGACAGGCACCTCCATTGGTCTACAGCTCAGTTTGCTTTGGCCTACCTTTATGCGGGTGGCCGGACAAGCGATTGCGCTGCCCCTGTTTTTAGAGACGTTTGCTTTCTTTATCGAAGCAATATTCCTAGGCATCTATTTGTATACCTGGGATCGGTTTAAAAGTAAATATTTTCACTTGATGCTGCTCATCCCGGTAGCGATTGCCTCGTCTGCCTCAGCGGTTTTTATTACGACTGTGAACTCGTTCATGAACCAACCTCAAGGCTTTACACTCAAAAATGGAGTCATGACCAATATTCATCCCATCGAGGCTATGCTAAACCCGGCCACGCCGACCAAAGTGTCCCATGTACTGGCTTCCTCGTATACATTGAGCGCAGGGGTGCTGATGGGGCTGGCTGCTTACAGCATGCTGCGGGGGCGTAATCACCCTTATTTTAAAAAGGCGCTGAAGCTGACGGCCACCTGTACCATTGTATTTGCCATCAGCACAGTGCTGATTGGAGACGCATCCGGCAAATTTCTGGCCAAATATCAGCCGGAGAAGCTGGCTGCTGCCGAATGGCATTTTGATACGATGACACACGCCCCCTTTGTATATGGCGGCTTTATGGACGAAAACGGTGAAATCAAATATGCCCTGAAAGTGCCTTATGCACTTAGTATCCTGGCAGGTAATTTGCCTAGTACGGAGGTTAAGGGGTTAAATGACTATCCGGTGGAGGAGCGTCCGCCGCTGTCTATTCATTATATGTTTGACCTCAAGATCACCACAGGAGTGCTGATTCTCGTCATCCCACTGCTGTATCTGATCCGTAAGCGTTTGCCAGGTCGCAAACCCTACCCCAAATGGCTGCTGCTAGCGCTCATTCTGGTCGGACCGATGGCGATGGTAGCTATTGAGCTGGGCTGGATGTTTGCAGAGGTCGGCAGACAGCCGTGGATTTTACGCGGATATATGAAGGTGTCCGAAGCAGCAACCACTTCTACAAGTGTTGGGTGGATGCTAGTGTTGTTTGTTATTTTGTATCTGGTGTTGTGCTTCTCGGCCATCAAGGTACTCAGCAAGCTATTCCGTAATAAGGATGCCGTGGAAGAGATAAGACAGCTGGGCCTGGAAGGGGCTGAAGGCAAGTGA
- a CDS encoding cytochrome d ubiquinol oxidase subunit II, translating to MSYEIVGIAILWTFLFGYLLVASIDFGAGFFSFYSVLTGHQNKIHNIIQRYLSPVWEVTNVFLIFFVVGLNGFFPDAAYYYGTALLVPGSIAIVLLAIRGVYYAYNTYGHSGKNNIVYMALYGATGLLIPAALSTVLAISEGGIIIENSTGVHLQWGQLLSNPYTWAVIILALVSVLYISAMFLSFYAKRAGDKVAFEIVRGYALLWSAPTILASLFAFFQINKQNPDHFANMLSMAWMFVASFICFVGAVYLVWQRRHLGISFILVMLQFAFAWYGYGRSHLPYVLYPYINVYNSFTNSTMAYALITAFVAGLLVLVPSLILILRLFLFDAKYVRGQAGKKG from the coding sequence GTGAGCTATGAAATTGTAGGTATCGCTATATTGTGGACCTTCCTGTTTGGATATTTGCTTGTGGCGTCCATTGATTTTGGTGCAGGCTTTTTCAGCTTTTACAGCGTGCTGACAGGCCACCAGAATAAAATCCACAATATCATTCAACGATATCTGTCTCCGGTGTGGGAGGTAACGAACGTATTTCTCATCTTTTTTGTGGTGGGATTAAACGGGTTCTTCCCGGATGCGGCTTATTACTATGGTACGGCGTTACTCGTTCCCGGCAGTATTGCGATTGTGCTGCTCGCGATCCGGGGAGTATATTATGCTTACAATACCTATGGGCATTCGGGTAAAAATAATATCGTCTACATGGCATTGTACGGTGCGACTGGGCTGCTGATTCCCGCGGCACTGTCGACGGTCCTCGCTATTTCAGAAGGCGGCATTATTATAGAGAACAGCACAGGTGTTCATCTGCAATGGGGCCAGCTATTAAGCAACCCTTACACGTGGGCAGTTATTATTCTGGCGCTGGTGAGTGTATTGTATATATCGGCGATGTTTTTGTCCTTTTATGCCAAAAGGGCAGGGGACAAGGTCGCTTTTGAAATCGTACGAGGGTACGCGTTACTCTGGAGTGCTCCTACGATTTTAGCGAGTTTGTTCGCATTTTTCCAGATTAACAAACAAAATCCAGACCATTTTGCCAATATGCTTAGTATGGCCTGGATGTTTGTCGCATCCTTCATATGCTTTGTGGGAGCAGTGTATCTGGTCTGGCAGCGGCGGCATTTGGGTATCTCCTTCATCCTGGTGATGCTGCAATTTGCATTTGCCTGGTATGGCTATGGCCGCTCACATCTTCCGTATGTTCTGTATCCCTACATTAATGTATATAACAGCTTTACGAACTCTACGATGGCGTATGCATTGATTACGGCGTTTGTTGCGGGTCTGCTGGTGCTGGTTCCTTCGCTGATCCTGATATTGAGATTGTTTCTGTTCGATGCAAAGTATGTACGAGGACAAGCGGGAAAGAAGGGGTGA
- the cydS gene encoding cytochrome bd oxidase small subunit CydS codes for MVAFEHFTIMYESPIIIVVAIVFLFIYSARFKNPQD; via the coding sequence GTGGTTGCTTTCGAGCATTTTACGATCATGTATGAGTCGCCGATCATTATCGTGGTGGCGATTGTGTTTTTGTTTATTTATTCGGCACGCTTTAAAAATCCACAGGACTGA
- a CDS encoding MBL fold metallo-hydrolase, protein MPKVRFNNMDHVNTDKTIKQFRQWRQERRSKIKDYTFVVPNHLPELEFLHSNREMATATWVGHSTFFIQYLGLNMVTDPVWAERMAFDKRLAPPGIRIQDVPPLDIILLSHSHYDHLHLASLRKLYRADTLILVPSGLKSKMIRKGFRNCHELQWWEHFTVGGVRITFVPAQHWTRRTPFDTNTSHWGGYVLQSEQQVIGSATSVAGSDAHAESDSAEAPTLYFVGDTGYFRGFKEIGERFAIDLTFMPIGAYEPEWFMTSQHVTPEEALQGFVDCGADQMIPMHYGAFKLADDTPREALDRLEVERERLGIAKERIHVLGHGETLKIGRRCSTRI, encoded by the coding sequence ATGCCTAAAGTGCGTTTTAACAATATGGATCATGTAAATACCGATAAAACCATTAAGCAATTCAGACAATGGCGGCAGGAGCGACGCAGCAAAATAAAGGATTACACGTTCGTTGTGCCCAACCATCTCCCGGAGCTGGAGTTTCTGCATAGTAATCGGGAAATGGCGACGGCGACCTGGGTGGGCCATTCCACCTTTTTCATTCAGTACCTTGGGCTGAATATGGTCACCGATCCGGTGTGGGCAGAGCGTATGGCTTTTGATAAAAGATTGGCTCCGCCCGGTATTCGTATTCAGGATGTGCCACCGCTAGATATCATTCTGCTGTCACATTCGCATTATGATCATTTACATTTGGCATCGTTGCGGAAGTTATATCGTGCAGATACATTGATACTCGTCCCCTCGGGGTTAAAGTCGAAAATGATCCGTAAAGGCTTTCGCAACTGCCATGAGCTGCAATGGTGGGAGCATTTTACGGTAGGTGGAGTGCGGATTACATTTGTTCCGGCACAGCACTGGACACGGCGTACGCCGTTTGATACCAATACTTCACATTGGGGTGGATACGTTCTGCAAAGTGAGCAGCAGGTGATCGGTTCTGCCACGTCTGTTGCAGGCTCAGATGCTCACGCAGAATCAGATTCAGCGGAGGCACCTACGTTGTATTTTGTGGGAGACACCGGATATTTCCGTGGGTTTAAGGAGATTGGCGAGCGCTTTGCTATTGATCTGACCTTTATGCCGATTGGTGCGTATGAACCGGAATGGTTCATGACCTCGCAGCATGTGACACCGGAGGAGGCGTTGCAGGGCTTTGTGGATTGCGGCGCAGATCAGATGATCCCGATGCACTATGGAGCCTTTAAGCTGGCGGACGATACGCCGAGAGAGGCGCTGGATCGTCTTGAAGTGGAGCGAGAGCGCTTGGGGATTGCAAAGGAACGCATCCATGTACTGGGGCACGGAGAGACGCTGAAAATTGGGCGTCGTTGCTCAACTAGAATCTGA
- the isdG gene encoding heme oxygenase, protein MVIVTNTSKITPGNAHLLIERFNKEGQVEKMEGFLGLEVLLTENTKDYEEVTISTRWQEKENFQGWTKSEAFRESHNHRQIPDYIIENKITFYEVKIVRHPISNNDSSLASDIEAV, encoded by the coding sequence ATGGTTATCGTTACAAATACATCTAAAATTACACCGGGCAATGCCCACCTGCTCATCGAAAGATTTAACAAAGAAGGACAGGTTGAAAAAATGGAAGGCTTCCTCGGTCTGGAAGTGCTGCTGACGGAAAACACGAAGGATTATGAGGAAGTAACGATTAGCACACGCTGGCAGGAAAAAGAGAACTTCCAAGGCTGGACGAAAAGTGAAGCGTTCCGCGAATCCCACAACCACCGTCAAATTCCAGACTATATTATTGAAAACAAAATCACATTTTATGAGGTTAAAATCGTTCGTCATCCCATCTCGAACAATGATTCCTCTTTGGCGAGTGATATCGAAGCCGTATAA
- a CDS encoding ABC transporter ATP-binding protein: MTAIQGEHLSLQRGYFQLDDVNITLPAGQLTAIVGPNGSGKSTLLRILTRLLKQDQGKVSVLGRPVEEYKRRDFAQTITMLPQMKDMLPLLTVRELVAYGRSPHTKGLRTSPTRQDQHIIDHVMGITGIKPYADRMFHTLSGGEQQKARIAMALAQQTGILLLDEPTTFLDIAHQFEVMDMLRRINHESGLTIVMVLHDLQQAAAYCHHMIALKKGRIAVAGEPRQILTSAFLRDIYEMNATIKFEDGYPVIIPTIPHHSGGI; the protein is encoded by the coding sequence ATGACAGCCATTCAGGGTGAGCATCTTTCCTTACAACGCGGATATTTCCAGTTGGACGATGTGAACATTACCTTGCCCGCCGGACAACTCACTGCCATTGTCGGTCCCAATGGCTCAGGCAAGTCTACGCTTTTGCGGATTTTGACCCGGCTGCTCAAGCAGGATCAGGGCAAGGTTTCCGTACTGGGAAGGCCCGTAGAGGAATACAAACGGCGTGATTTTGCCCAGACGATTACCATGCTGCCGCAAATGAAGGACATGCTGCCGTTATTAACAGTCCGTGAGCTGGTCGCTTACGGAAGATCCCCTCATACCAAGGGTTTGAGGACAAGTCCTACCAGACAAGACCAGCATATTATCGACCATGTCATGGGAATCACAGGCATCAAGCCCTATGCAGATCGGATGTTCCATACTCTATCGGGAGGTGAACAACAAAAAGCGCGAATTGCAATGGCCTTGGCCCAACAAACGGGTATTCTTTTACTCGATGAACCAACCACTTTTCTGGATATCGCCCATCAATTTGAAGTTATGGATATGCTGCGGCGTATCAATCACGAGTCCGGCTTGACGATTGTTATGGTACTGCATGATTTGCAGCAAGCTGCGGCCTATTGTCATCATATGATTGCGCTTAAAAAGGGACGAATCGCCGTCGCTGGCGAACCCCGTCAGATTTTGACGTCTGCTTTTCTTCGTGACATTTATGAAATGAACGCTACCATCAAATTTGAGGATGGCTATCCGGTTATTATACCGACCATACCACATCATTCAGGAGGAATTTAA